The following nucleotide sequence is from Micromonospora sp. WMMD1120.
CGGACGCCGACGTCGTCGACGGGCTCGCCGCTCTGGACGCGGCGAGCCGGGCGATGGCGGAGTGGGCGGCGACCCCGCCGCGACGGCGGTCCGAGCTGTTGACCGCCACGTACCGGGCACTGACCGAGCGATCCGAGGACGTCGCCCGGCTGATCACGCTTGAGATGGGCAAGCCGCTCGCCGAGGCTCGGGCGGAGGTCGCCTACGGCGCCGAGTTCTTCCGGTGGTTCGCCGAGGAGGCGGTGCGTGTCGAGGGGCGTTACAGCGTCGCTCCGGCAGGTGGCTACCGCATCCTCACCGTGCCGAAGCCGGTCGGACCGTGCGTGTTCGTGACGCCCTGGAACTTCCCGCTGGCCATGGGCGCCCGCAAGATCGCCCCGGCGTTGGCGGCGGGCTGTACGACGATCACCAAGCCAGCGGGTCAGACGCCCCTCACCATGCTGCTCCTGGCCCGCATCATGGAGGAGGTCGGCGTCCCCGCTGGCGTCGTCAACGTGGTGACCACAAAGCGTTCCGGCGCCGTGGTCTCCGCGCTGCTGGCTGACGCCCGGACCCGCAAGCTCTCGTTCACCGGCTCGACCGAGGTCGGGCGCGTGCTGCTGCGTCAGGCCGCGGACAACGTGCTGCGTACCTCGATGGAGTTGGGCGGCAACGCGGCCCTGATCGTCTGCGCGGACGCCGACCTGGACGGCGCTGTCGACGGCGCCATGGTGGCCAAGATGCGCAACATCGGGGAGTCCTGCATCGCGGCCAACCGGATCTACGTCGAGGAGCCGGTGCGCGAGGAGTTCACGGCGCGTTTCGCCGAGCGGATGGGCGCGCTCTCGGTGGGGCACGGCCTCGACGACGGCGTGGACGTCGGCGCGCTGATCGACGAGGCATCGGTCGCCACCATCGACGGGCTGGTCGCCGACGCCGTCGATCGCGGCGCCCGGGTCCTGGTCGGTGGCGAGCGTCCGGACGGGCCGGGCCACTTCTATCCACCCACCGTCCTGGTCGACGTGCCCGACGACGCGCGGCTGCTGAAGGCGGAGATCTTCGGCCCGGTGGCGCCGATCATCTCGTTCACGTCCGACGACGAGGTGCTGGCGAAGGCCAACGACACCGAGCACGGCCTGGTCGGATACGTCTTCACCAGCGACCTCCGCAGGGCGCTCCGGTTCACCGAGGGGCTGGCCACCGGCATGGTCGGCGTCAACCGTGGTCTGATCTCGGACCCGTCGGCCCCGTTCGGGGGCGTCAAGCAGTCCGGGATCGGCAAGGAGGGGTCGCACGAGGGCATCCTCGAGTACCTCGACCTCACCTACGCGGCGATCGACCTGCCGTGACCGGCCTGTTGCTCCGGGCACCCGCCCAGCAGATCACCGCCGACGTTCCGAAAGAGGCACCGACATGCTTGAGACCGTGCGCGGACCACGCCAGCTCATCGTGGGTGAGGGCGTGGCGCAGAACATCCCCCGGGTGGTGGCCGAGAGCGGCTCGCGCGTCCTCGTCGTGACAGACAAGGTCCTCCTGGGGCAGCCCGGCGTGGCCGAGATCGTCGCCGCCGTACGGGAGAGGGTCAGCGCCGTCGAG
It contains:
- a CDS encoding NAD-dependent succinate-semialdehyde dehydrogenase, yielding MSDPMNVLAPEHRRLRIGDAWRAAASGATFAVEDPATGKTIAEVADADVVDGLAALDAASRAMAEWAATPPRRRSELLTATYRALTERSEDVARLITLEMGKPLAEARAEVAYGAEFFRWFAEEAVRVEGRYSVAPAGGYRILTVPKPVGPCVFVTPWNFPLAMGARKIAPALAAGCTTITKPAGQTPLTMLLLARIMEEVGVPAGVVNVVTTKRSGAVVSALLADARTRKLSFTGSTEVGRVLLRQAADNVLRTSMELGGNAALIVCADADLDGAVDGAMVAKMRNIGESCIAANRIYVEEPVREEFTARFAERMGALSVGHGLDDGVDVGALIDEASVATIDGLVADAVDRGARVLVGGERPDGPGHFYPPTVLVDVPDDARLLKAEIFGPVAPIISFTSDDEVLAKANDTEHGLVGYVFTSDLRRALRFTEGLATGMVGVNRGLISDPSAPFGGVKQSGIGKEGSHEGILEYLDLTYAAIDLP